Proteins from a genomic interval of Clostridium scatologenes:
- the fusA gene encoding elongation factor G translates to MGRQHPLDKYRNIGIMAHIDAGKTTTTERILFYTGRTHKIGETHTGESQMDWMEQEKERGITITSAATFCMWKEHAINIIDTPGHVDFTVEVERSLRVLDGAVTVLDAKGGVEPQTETVWRQADNYKVPRMVYVNKMDSTGADFYMCVNMLRDRLHCNAVPIQLPIGSEDQFKGIIDLVNNEAIIYEDDLGKVMDEVEIPEEYKAKAEEYRTALMEAVAEQDEDLMMKYLDGEQLTIDEIKKGIRKGVIANAIVPVTCGSSYKNKGVQPMIDAVVDYMPSPLDIPAIKGTNPETGEDMERPADDNAPMSALAFKIATDPFVGRLAFTRVYSGIMKSGSYVYNSTKGKKERIGRLVKMHANHREEVEELRSGDLGAVVGLKETTTGNTLCDESNPIVLESMEFPEPVIEVAIEPKTKAGQEKMGIALAKLAEEDPTFKTFTNQETGQTIIAGMGELHLEIIADRLQREFKVECNVGKPQVAYKETIRKAVKAEGKFVRQSGGRGQYGHCWIEMEPTEGEYTFENAIVGGAIPKEYIGPIDNGIQEAAESGTIAGYPVINFKVRLVDGSYHDVDSSEMAFKIAGSMAFKNAMGKADPALLEPMMKVEIVIPEEYMGDVIGDVNSRRGRIEGMDPRAGAEVIRAFVPLSEMFGYATTLRSRTQGRGVYSMVFDHYEEVPKSIQEQIAGKKAN, encoded by the coding sequence GTGGGAAGACAACATCCGTTAGACAAATATCGTAATATTGGAATAATGGCTCACATTGATGCTGGAAAAACAACTACAACAGAACGTATACTTTTTTATACTGGAAGAACTCATAAAATAGGAGAAACTCATACAGGTGAGTCTCAAATGGATTGGATGGAACAAGAAAAAGAAAGAGGTATCACAATTACATCAGCAGCTACCTTTTGTATGTGGAAAGAACATGCAATAAACATAATAGATACACCAGGACACGTGGATTTCACAGTAGAAGTTGAAAGATCACTAAGGGTTCTTGATGGAGCAGTTACTGTACTAGATGCTAAGGGCGGAGTTGAGCCTCAAACAGAAACAGTATGGAGACAGGCAGATAATTATAAAGTACCAAGAATGGTATATGTAAATAAGATGGATTCTACAGGTGCTGATTTTTACATGTGTGTAAATATGTTAAGAGATAGATTACATTGTAATGCTGTTCCAATACAGTTACCAATAGGTTCTGAAGATCAGTTTAAAGGAATCATAGATCTTGTTAACAATGAAGCCATAATATATGAAGATGATTTAGGAAAAGTTATGGACGAAGTTGAAATACCAGAAGAATATAAAGCTAAAGCTGAAGAATACAGAACAGCTTTAATGGAAGCTGTTGCTGAACAAGATGAAGATTTAATGATGAAATACCTTGACGGAGAACAATTAACAATAGATGAAATTAAAAAAGGTATCAGAAAAGGCGTTATAGCAAATGCTATAGTACCTGTTACATGTGGATCTTCATATAAAAATAAAGGCGTACAGCCAATGATAGATGCTGTAGTTGATTACATGCCATCACCATTAGATATACCAGCAATTAAAGGAACAAATCCTGAAACTGGAGAAGATATGGAAAGACCAGCAGATGACAATGCTCCAATGTCAGCATTAGCATTTAAAATTGCTACAGACCCATTTGTTGGAAGATTAGCATTTACTAGAGTTTACTCAGGAATAATGAAGAGTGGTTCTTATGTATATAATTCAACTAAGGGTAAAAAAGAAAGAATCGGAAGACTTGTTAAGATGCATGCAAATCACAGAGAAGAAGTTGAAGAACTTCGTTCAGGAGATTTAGGTGCAGTAGTTGGATTGAAAGAAACTACTACAGGTAATACTCTTTGTGATGAATCAAATCCAATTGTACTTGAAAGTATGGAATTCCCAGAACCAGTTATAGAAGTAGCTATAGAGCCAAAAACAAAAGCTGGTCAAGAAAAAATGGGTATTGCATTAGCAAAACTTGCAGAAGAAGATCCTACATTTAAAACGTTCACTAACCAAGAAACAGGACAGACAATTATAGCAGGAATGGGAGAACTTCATCTTGAAATAATTGCTGATAGACTTCAAAGAGAATTTAAAGTAGAATGTAATGTTGGTAAGCCACAGGTTGCTTATAAAGAAACTATTAGAAAAGCTGTTAAAGCTGAAGGTAAATTTGTTAGACAGTCTGGTGGACGTGGTCAGTACGGTCACTGTTGGATAGAAATGGAACCAACAGAAGGCGAATATACATTTGAAAATGCTATTGTTGGTGGAGCTATTCCAAAGGAATATATAGGACCAATCGATAATGGTATACAAGAAGCTGCAGAAAGTGGTACAATAGCTGGATATCCAGTTATAAACTTCAAAGTTAGATTAGTTGATGGATCATACCATGATGTTGACTCATCAGAAATGGCGTTTAAGATTGCAGGATCTATGGCATTTAAAAATGCTATGGGAAAGGCAGATCCAGCATTACTTGAACCTATGATGAAAGTTGAAATAGTAATTCCAGAAGAATACATGGGAGATGTAATAGGAGACGTTAATTCAAGAAGAGGTAGAATAGAAGGAATGGATCCAAGGGCAGGTGCTGAAGTAATAAGAGCATTTGTTCCACTTTCAGAAATGTTTGGATATGCAACTACATTGAGATCAAGAACTCAAGGTAGAGGAGTTTATTCAATGGTGTTTGATCATTATGAAGAAGTTCCAAAGAGTATTCAAGAACAAATAGCTGGTAAAAAAGCTAATTAA
- the rpsJ gene encoding 30S ribosomal protein S10 — MAKQKIRIRLKAFDHNILDQSAEKIVETAKTTGAKVAGPVPLPTEKDVVTVLRAVHKYKDSREQFEIRTHKRLIDIISPSPKTVDALMRLDLPAGVDIEIKL, encoded by the coding sequence ATGGCAAAACAAAAAATAAGAATTAGATTAAAGGCTTTTGATCACAACATATTAGATCAATCAGCTGAGAAAATTGTAGAAACAGCAAAAACAACAGGTGCAAAGGTAGCAGGACCAGTGCCACTACCAACAGAAAAAGATGTTGTAACTGTATTAAGAGCTGTACACAAGTACAAAGATTCTAGAGAACAGTTCGAAATAAGAACACACAAAAGACTTATAGATATAATAAGTCCATCACCAAAGACTGTTGATGCTCTAATGAGATTAGACTTACCAGCAGGTGTAGATATCGAAATAAAATTATAA
- the rplC gene encoding 50S ribosomal protein L3 yields MKKAILGKKLGMTQIFDENGKIVPVTVIEAGPCVVIQKKTTEKDGYEAIQLGFADIREKLVNKPIKGHFAKAGAALKRFVKEVKLEDINAYEVGQEIKADVFAAGEKIDVSGVSKGKGFQGTIKRWNAQRGPMSHGSKFHRAPGSMGASSDPSRTFKNKKLPGHMGNVNTTVLNLEVAKVMPEKNIILIKGGVPGPNKGFVVIRNTVKA; encoded by the coding sequence ATGAAAAAGGCTATACTAGGTAAAAAACTTGGTATGACTCAAATATTTGATGAAAACGGGAAAATAGTTCCTGTTACAGTAATTGAAGCAGGTCCATGTGTAGTTATTCAAAAGAAAACTACAGAAAAAGATGGCTATGAGGCTATACAATTAGGCTTTGCTGATATAAGAGAAAAACTTGTAAACAAACCAATTAAAGGACACTTTGCAAAAGCTGGTGCTGCGTTAAAGAGGTTTGTAAAAGAAGTAAAACTTGAAGACATAAATGCATATGAAGTAGGACAGGAAATAAAAGCAGATGTATTTGCAGCAGGAGAAAAAATAGATGTGTCTGGAGTTTCTAAAGGTAAGGGATTCCAAGGCACAATTAAGAGATGGAATGCACAAAGAGGACCTATGTCCCATGGTTCTAAATTCCATAGAGCACCAGGTTCTATGGGAGCTTCATCAGATCCATCAAGAACATTTAAGAATAAGAAATTACCAGGACATATGGGAAATGTAAATACAACAGTATTAAACCTAGAAGTTGCAAAAGTTATGCCTGAGAAAAACATTATATTAATAAAAGGTGGAGTACCAGGACCTAATAAAGGCTTTGTAGTAATAAGAAATACAGTTAAAGCTTAA
- the rplD gene encoding 50S ribosomal protein L4 produces the protein MPTVGLFNKEGKKVGDVQLSDNVFGVEVNQYALHQVVVALLANKRQGTQSAKTRSEVSGGGIKPWRQKGTGRARQGSIRAPQWIHGGMVFAVKPRDYRTSVPKSMRRVAMKSALTSKVNDEQIVVLENLELETPKTKEVIKMLGALNAKKTLIVTSESNENAYKSARNIQGVEILPVNNLNVYDLLKYEKLVITKDAVSKIEEVYA, from the coding sequence ATGCCTACAGTAGGATTATTTAATAAAGAAGGTAAAAAAGTTGGAGATGTTCAACTTTCAGATAACGTATTTGGAGTTGAAGTAAATCAATACGCATTACATCAAGTAGTGGTTGCATTACTTGCGAATAAAAGACAAGGAACTCAATCAGCTAAGACTAGATCTGAAGTTTCTGGAGGCGGAATCAAACCTTGGAGACAAAAAGGAACTGGTAGAGCAAGACAGGGTTCAATAAGAGCACCACAATGGATTCACGGTGGTATGGTTTTTGCAGTAAAACCAAGAGATTATAGAACTTCAGTTCCAAAATCAATGAGAAGAGTAGCTATGAAATCAGCTCTTACAAGCAAAGTTAATGATGAGCAGATAGTAGTTTTGGAAAACTTAGAATTAGAAACTCCAAAAACAAAAGAAGTAATAAAAATGTTAGGTGCATTAAATGCAAAGAAAACATTAATAGTTACATCTGAATCAAACGAAAATGCATATAAATCAGCAAGAAACATACAAGGTGTAGAAATACTACCAGTTAACAATCTTAATGTATATGACTTGTTAAAGTATGAAAAACTTGTAATAACTAAGGATGCTGTATCAAAAATTGAGGAGGTGTATGCATAA
- the rplW gene encoding 50S ribosomal protein L23 — protein sequence MKLTNYDIIRRPIVTEKSMSSMSDKKYTFVVDIHANKSMIKRAVEDVFGVKVEDIKTARYMGKTKRVGVHIGKRADYKKAVVKLTEDSKTIEFFEGM from the coding sequence ATGAAATTAACTAATTATGATATCATAAGAAGACCTATTGTAACAGAAAAGAGCATGTCTTCAATGAGTGATAAAAAATACACCTTTGTAGTTGATATACACGCTAACAAATCAATGATAAAGAGAGCCGTAGAAGATGTATTTGGAGTTAAAGTTGAAGATATTAAAACAGCAAGATACATGGGAAAAACAAAAAGAGTTGGCGTACACATAGGAAAAAGAGCGGACTATAAAAAAGCTGTTGTTAAGCTAACAGAAGATAGTAAGACAATAGAGTTTTTTGAAGGAATGTAA
- the rplB gene encoding 50S ribosomal protein L2, which yields MAVKGFNPTTPSRRNMTVSTFEEITTNVPEKSLLVALKKSGGRNANGKITVRHIGGGAKQKYRVIDFKRNKDSVPAKVATIEYDPNRSAYIALVVYADGEKRYIIAPVGLKVGDIIVSGADSDIKTGNCLPLQNIPVGTIVHNVELSVGKGAQLVRSAGTSAQLMAKEGGYATLRLPSGEMRYVKIECRATIGTVSNLTHEITNIGKAGRKRHMGVRPTVRGSVMNPNDHPHGGGEGKSPVGHASPMTPWGKPALGYKTRKHKKYSDRFIIKRRK from the coding sequence ATGGCAGTTAAAGGATTTAATCCTACCACACCTTCAAGAAGAAATATGACTGTTAGTACATTTGAAGAAATAACTACAAATGTGCCAGAAAAATCACTTCTTGTTGCATTAAAGAAAAGTGGTGGTAGAAATGCAAACGGTAAAATAACAGTTCGTCATATTGGTGGCGGAGCAAAACAAAAGTATAGAGTGATAGACTTTAAGAGAAATAAGGATTCAGTTCCAGCTAAAGTAGCTACAATAGAATATGATCCAAACAGATCTGCATATATAGCTCTTGTAGTTTATGCTGATGGTGAGAAGAGATATATAATAGCTCCAGTTGGATTAAAAGTTGGAGATATTATAGTATCAGGAGCAGATTCTGATATAAAAACTGGTAACTGTCTTCCACTACAGAACATACCTGTTGGTACAATTGTCCATAATGTGGAATTATCTGTTGGAAAAGGAGCTCAGCTTGTTAGATCAGCTGGAACTTCAGCTCAACTTATGGCTAAAGAAGGCGGATATGCTACTTTAAGACTTCCAAGTGGTGAAATGAGATATGTGAAAATAGAATGCAGAGCAACTATAGGAACAGTTTCAAACTTAACTCATGAAATCACAAACATTGGTAAAGCAGGTAGAAAGAGACATATGGGTGTTAGACCTACAGTTAGAGGTTCTGTAATGAATCCTAATGACCATCCACATGGTGGTGGTGAAGGTAAATCACCAGTCGGACACGCAAGTCCAATGACTCCATGGGGCAAACCAGCTCTTGGATATAAAACTAGAAAACATAAGAAATATTCAGATAGATTCATTATTAAGAGAAGAAAATAG